The Gemmata palustris genome includes a region encoding these proteins:
- a CDS encoding ISAs1 family transposase produces the protein MSKGHGRIERRTITTTTWLNEYLTRWPGVQQVFRLERTRRVGGKATVEMVYGISSLSPVAAPPDALLGYTRTHWGIESLHHIRDVTLGEDRCRVRRGAAPRVLASLRNVAVYLLRRLGAGTIAAAVRTIVATPERALAALNQPVSISE, from the coding sequence TTGAGCAAGGGGCACGGGCGGATCGAGCGGCGGACCATTACCACCACCACGTGGCTCAACGAGTACCTGACCCGGTGGCCCGGGGTGCAACAGGTATTCCGGCTCGAGCGCACCCGCCGGGTCGGTGGGAAAGCAACCGTGGAGATGGTGTATGGGATCTCCAGCCTGAGCCCGGTGGCTGCGCCACCGGATGCGTTGCTCGGGTACACCCGCACCCACTGGGGGATCGAGAGCTTGCACCACATCCGCGACGTGACCCTGGGCGAGGACCGGTGCCGGGTCCGCCGGGGCGCGGCACCGCGGGTACTGGCGTCACTGCGGAACGTCGCCGTGTACCTGCTACGGCGCCTCGGTGCCGGCACCATTGCAGCGGCCGTTCGGACCATCGTTGCCACACCCGAACGGGCACTGGCGGCGCTTAATCAGCCAGTTTCAATCTCTGAGTAG
- the panD gene encoding aspartate 1-decarboxylase: MRRFMMKSKLHRATVTETNVEYEGSLTIDTNLLEAADILPHEQIHVWDVTNGTRLVTYALEGPRGSGVICVNGAGAHLIRTGDVVIIATFAEYEDADARGHQPRVVFIDRGNTIKGTVS, encoded by the coding sequence ATGCGCCGATTCATGATGAAGTCGAAGCTGCACCGGGCGACGGTGACGGAAACGAACGTCGAGTACGAGGGCAGCCTGACGATCGACACGAACTTGCTCGAGGCCGCGGACATCTTGCCGCACGAGCAGATCCACGTGTGGGACGTGACCAACGGGACGCGCCTCGTCACTTACGCACTCGAAGGGCCGCGGGGCAGCGGGGTGATCTGTGTGAACGGGGCCGGTGCGCACCTGATCCGCACCGGCGACGTGGTAATCATCGCGACGTTCGCGGAGTACGAGGACGCGGACGCCCGGGGGCACCAACCGCGGGTCGTGTTCATCGACCGCGGGAACACGATCAAGGGCACGGTATCGTGA
- the hemW gene encoding radical SAM family heme chaperone HemW — MLPPWLEPRTAYIHVPFCAHHCGYCDFAVTAGHDHLIDLYLEALATELATLGTPRPVESLFIGGGTPTHLSANQLERLLGAITRWLPPARESTPREFSIEANPDSLTEEKAAVLAAFGVNRVSIGVQSFRPESLAALDRRHEPDHIGRAVEAVRKHVPTVSFDLIFGAPGSTPASWVADLDAALAFAPQHISTYGLTYEKGTPLWKQRHRGLIVAASEDDELAMYEHAMDRLAAADFEHYEISNFARPGFRCRHNERYWANEAYFGFGVGAARYVHGARELNVRDTKLYIRKALGSEPVAFQREELAPRARAFETMATQLRRADGIDRARFHEQTGFELDALAPAALALLRDNALVSDTGSAVRLTRRGKCVADAAVSELLKEA, encoded by the coding sequence ATGCTTCCCCCCTGGCTCGAGCCGCGCACCGCGTACATTCACGTCCCGTTTTGCGCGCACCACTGCGGGTACTGCGACTTCGCGGTGACCGCGGGTCACGATCACCTCATCGACCTGTACCTCGAGGCGCTCGCGACCGAACTGGCGACGCTCGGCACCCCGCGCCCGGTCGAGAGCCTGTTCATCGGCGGCGGCACGCCCACGCACCTGTCCGCGAATCAGTTGGAACGCTTGCTGGGAGCAATTACGCGCTGGCTGCCTCCGGCACGCGAAAGCACGCCGCGCGAGTTTTCGATTGAGGCCAACCCGGATTCACTTACCGAAGAGAAGGCCGCGGTGCTGGCCGCGTTCGGGGTGAACCGCGTGAGCATCGGGGTGCAGTCGTTCCGGCCGGAGTCGCTCGCCGCGCTCGATCGGCGCCACGAGCCGGATCACATCGGGCGCGCCGTCGAAGCGGTGCGGAAGCACGTCCCCACGGTGTCGTTCGATCTGATATTTGGCGCGCCGGGCTCTACCCCCGCGAGTTGGGTCGCCGATCTCGATGCCGCGCTCGCGTTCGCGCCGCAACACATTTCCACTTACGGCTTGACCTACGAGAAGGGAACTCCGCTGTGGAAGCAGCGGCACCGCGGGTTGATCGTAGCGGCGTCGGAGGACGACGAACTCGCGATGTACGAGCACGCAATGGACCGGCTCGCGGCGGCCGACTTCGAGCACTACGAGATATCGAACTTCGCCCGCCCCGGCTTCCGCTGTCGGCACAACGAGCGCTACTGGGCGAACGAGGCGTATTTCGGCTTCGGTGTCGGGGCCGCGCGCTACGTACACGGCGCGCGCGAACTGAACGTGCGCGACACGAAGCTTTACATCCGTAAGGCGCTCGGTAGTGAACCGGTCGCGTTCCAGCGCGAAGAACTGGCGCCACGAGCGCGAGCGTTCGAGACGATGGCGACTCAACTCCGGCGCGCGGACGGGATCGATCGCGCGCGATTCCATGAGCAGACCGGTTTCGAGTTGGACGCACTCGCGCCCGCGGCGCTCGCGCTTCTGCGCGACAACGCGCTCGTGAGTGACACCGGATCGGCCGTGCGGCTCACGCGCCGCGGAAAGTGTGTCGCGGACGCCGCCGTCTCGGAGTTACTGAAGGAAGCTTGA
- a CDS encoding protein kinase domain-containing protein, whose product MFCMYCGQKLTDSSRPSSETYTQTFTPNADQGYSGIDDDVPPAQESAPEEVGGYKLVKMLGAGGMGTVYEAEAPGSGHRVAVKLLSSRLASNPSSVERFRQEGRLASQLAHPRCVFVLSADTENGRPYIVMELMPGRTLKDLVDERGPLTQHEAIARTLDIIDGLSEAHRVGMIHRDVKPSNCFLTADDRVKVGDFGLSKSLAGTGRNHLTQTGAFLGTVLFASPEQIRGEPLDYGSDVYSVAATLYFLLTGQAPFHHESAATALAKAISDPPPRVRVKRPDVSAQLETVILRGLERDRSRRWQTLDDLREALVDLLPERQRPARPRVLVAAYILDRILLTFLIFPAEVVRIWLEGSRSGKIDVFELRWLAVGLLFAYFGLTEGLLGATPGKWLLGLRVSRVGQTGPPGIGRALVRVFAFHALFVGMFFVPEELVRWFGPGIGGVLGGGSALACVAAMLLQVRKKWSFRGVHDFVSGCRVTQKPLGARKLRLGVRQPTPLQTLLPPPSDALPEVVGGYIVRGRLSVEQTGEQVWLAEDRSLGRSVLLWLRPWGTLTLSADPARPTRLRRVGSGALGWGGAAFDWTAFAAPLGGPLVEAVRPGYPLPWADARYVLEQLVEEFRAAEVEESVPPRLALDHIWVEPNGRVQVLDFPLCATHYGPNEPLAVLREAASFVLEGHPRSSRGPVRAPLPAHAGRVLNQLFETEPPLAEFQKELAETHAQQPEVTAQVRAAHLGIQAALLALPVATMFAISFMLSLFMAFESTLQAQRAKQAAEVLAQPDALAKLPDAATPELAVALSNPRAKSRVNDLVERTRAEAEVRRAQLFRPQRLILEQTGADRAVFSPGAVEPVLLWAGAPNDSPRSRTRAPWVSVVPVVSVVFALVPVGLVFFAGATRRGPSMVLAGIAIVRADGRPAYRRQCSFRAGLVWFPITALLLGAILLQVYAPDAMYLAAVLWLLAAALLPVYAVIALRFPARPPQDRLAGTYLVPV is encoded by the coding sequence ATGTTTTGCATGTACTGCGGGCAGAAACTCACCGACAGCTCGCGGCCGTCGTCTGAAACGTACACGCAGACGTTCACTCCCAACGCCGACCAGGGATATTCGGGAATCGATGACGACGTGCCGCCCGCACAGGAGTCGGCCCCGGAAGAAGTCGGCGGGTACAAGCTCGTTAAGATGCTCGGCGCGGGTGGGATGGGCACCGTGTACGAAGCGGAAGCGCCCGGCTCCGGGCACCGCGTCGCGGTGAAACTGCTTTCGTCGCGGCTCGCGTCCAACCCGTCATCCGTCGAGCGGTTCCGCCAGGAGGGGCGGCTCGCGAGTCAGCTCGCGCACCCGCGCTGCGTGTTCGTGCTGTCCGCCGATACCGAGAACGGCCGGCCGTACATCGTGATGGAGCTGATGCCGGGCCGCACACTCAAAGACCTCGTTGACGAGCGCGGGCCGCTGACCCAACACGAAGCCATCGCACGAACGCTGGACATCATCGACGGGCTCAGTGAAGCGCACCGCGTCGGCATGATTCACCGCGACGTGAAGCCGTCCAACTGCTTCCTCACCGCCGATGATCGCGTGAAAGTCGGTGACTTCGGGCTATCGAAGTCGCTCGCGGGCACGGGACGCAACCACCTTACGCAGACCGGCGCGTTCCTGGGGACGGTGCTGTTCGCGTCGCCCGAACAGATTCGGGGCGAACCGCTCGACTACGGTTCGGACGTGTACTCGGTCGCGGCCACGCTGTACTTCCTGCTCACCGGCCAGGCCCCGTTCCACCACGAGAGCGCGGCGACCGCTCTCGCGAAGGCGATCTCCGATCCGCCGCCCCGGGTTCGTGTCAAGCGCCCGGACGTCTCCGCGCAGCTCGAAACCGTCATCCTGCGAGGGCTGGAACGCGACCGCTCGCGCCGGTGGCAGACGCTCGACGACTTGCGCGAGGCGCTCGTCGATCTGCTCCCCGAACGTCAGCGCCCGGCCCGCCCGCGCGTCCTCGTCGCGGCGTACATCCTCGACCGTATCCTGCTCACGTTCCTGATTTTCCCGGCCGAGGTGGTCCGCATCTGGCTGGAGGGTTCGCGATCCGGGAAGATCGATGTTTTCGAGCTGCGCTGGCTCGCGGTCGGCCTTCTGTTCGCGTACTTCGGCCTCACCGAAGGGCTGCTCGGCGCCACGCCGGGGAAGTGGCTCCTCGGGCTGCGGGTCTCGCGCGTGGGGCAGACCGGTCCCCCCGGGATCGGCCGCGCGCTGGTCCGCGTGTTCGCGTTTCACGCGCTGTTCGTGGGGATGTTCTTCGTACCGGAAGAACTGGTCCGCTGGTTCGGCCCCGGGATCGGCGGGGTGCTCGGCGGCGGCTCGGCCCTCGCGTGCGTCGCCGCGATGCTGCTCCAGGTGCGGAAGAAGTGGAGCTTTCGCGGGGTGCATGATTTCGTGAGCGGGTGCCGCGTTACGCAGAAGCCACTGGGGGCGCGCAAACTGCGACTCGGGGTGCGCCAGCCGACCCCGCTCCAGACGCTGCTCCCGCCCCCGAGCGACGCGCTGCCCGAAGTTGTGGGCGGGTACATCGTTCGCGGGCGCCTTTCGGTCGAGCAGACCGGCGAACAGGTGTGGCTTGCTGAAGACCGCTCGCTCGGGCGCAGTGTGCTCCTCTGGCTGCGGCCGTGGGGCACCCTCACACTCAGTGCCGACCCGGCGCGCCCGACGCGCTTGCGGCGCGTGGGTAGCGGGGCGCTCGGGTGGGGCGGGGCCGCGTTCGACTGGACCGCGTTCGCGGCGCCGCTCGGTGGCCCGCTCGTCGAGGCGGTTCGCCCCGGGTACCCGCTGCCGTGGGCCGACGCCCGCTACGTGCTCGAACAACTGGTGGAAGAGTTCCGCGCTGCGGAGGTCGAAGAATCGGTTCCCCCGCGCCTCGCGCTCGATCACATTTGGGTCGAACCGAACGGGCGCGTGCAGGTGCTCGATTTCCCACTGTGTGCGACGCACTACGGTCCCAATGAACCGCTGGCCGTACTGCGCGAGGCCGCGTCGTTCGTGCTGGAGGGGCACCCGCGATCGAGTCGCGGCCCGGTGCGCGCTCCGCTCCCGGCGCACGCGGGGCGCGTATTAAACCAGTTATTTGAGACCGAGCCGCCGCTGGCGGAGTTTCAGAAAGAACTGGCCGAAACGCACGCCCAGCAGCCGGAAGTAACCGCCCAGGTACGTGCCGCGCACCTGGGTATTCAGGCCGCGCTCCTGGCGCTGCCCGTGGCGACCATGTTCGCGATCTCCTTCATGCTCTCGCTGTTCATGGCGTTCGAGTCCACGTTGCAGGCCCAGCGCGCGAAACAGGCGGCCGAGGTTCTGGCGCAACCGGACGCACTTGCCAAACTGCCGGACGCGGCGACTCCGGAACTCGCGGTGGCGCTCAGCAACCCGCGCGCGAAATCGCGCGTGAACGACCTCGTCGAGCGCACGCGGGCGGAAGCCGAAGTCCGGCGCGCGCAATTATTCCGCCCGCAGCGCCTCATCCTGGAGCAAACGGGTGCGGACCGCGCCGTGTTCTCTCCGGGCGCGGTGGAGCCCGTGCTCCTGTGGGCCGGCGCGCCGAACGATTCACCGCGCTCGCGCACCCGCGCGCCGTGGGTCTCGGTCGTACCGGTCGTCTCGGTGGTATTTGCGCTCGTCCCGGTGGGCTTAGTGTTCTTTGCGGGAGCGACTCGTCGGGGGCCGTCGATGGTGCTGGCGGGCATCGCCATTGTTCGCGCGGACGGGCGCCCGGCGTACCGGCGGCAGTGTTCGTTCCGCGCCGGGCTGGTGTGGTTCCCGATTACGGCGCTGCTACTCGGCGCAATCCTGCTGCAAGTTTACGCGCCCGACGCGATGTACTTGGCGGCCGTGCTGTGGCTCCTCGCGGCCGCGCTGCTGCCGGTGTACGCGGTGATCGCACTGCGGTTCCCGGCGCGCCCGCCGCAGGACCGGCTCGCGGGTACGTACCTCGTTCCGGTGTAG
- a CDS encoding glycosyltransferase 87 family protein encodes MFDTSAATWVRFAPAVLLGALGIYQALATNNFPDFFIYRAGSELGLRGESPYNIALIRQIASAQFPDDDPREDSFVLNCGYFLPPMAVLAFAPFTALAWPAAKVAWGVALGLAAAAIVTLPDLFRKPDAGDLAPVRAGPLRPIVSFLLVLNPLALAIVVVGQVTIVSIGCVAAGLWCFSRNRLTLGVVLWSVAFVKPHVALPLVPLAWYLGGWKRAAALVALVAGLNLVGATIVGGSPLFLKDYFDYLPTGHKAVLYNQAERNPQITSWNRLLVSCGGPLIELSAATTLAGYLVWGGLVLGRCAAGGRPSTTWACAAAASGAVVCSQVLAYELLVLVIAVPWVRDLFTARRPVWGRTAVLFLVIQTIPISSTNPVFDFYRPAGALTFALLVLLGPVAPEPPPLPSAPRSLAGERQPVPGA; translated from the coding sequence GTGTTTGACACGAGCGCCGCGACGTGGGTGCGATTCGCGCCGGCCGTGCTGCTCGGCGCCTTGGGGATCTATCAAGCTTTGGCGACGAACAACTTCCCCGATTTCTTCATCTACCGCGCCGGCTCGGAACTCGGGCTGCGCGGCGAATCGCCCTACAACATTGCACTCATTCGGCAGATCGCATCGGCGCAGTTCCCGGACGATGACCCGCGGGAAGACAGCTTCGTTCTCAACTGCGGGTACTTCCTCCCGCCAATGGCCGTGCTCGCGTTCGCGCCGTTCACGGCACTCGCGTGGCCGGCGGCAAAGGTTGCCTGGGGCGTCGCGCTCGGTCTCGCCGCGGCCGCAATCGTGACTCTACCGGACCTGTTCCGCAAACCCGACGCGGGCGATCTCGCTCCCGTTCGCGCGGGACCGCTGCGGCCGATCGTGTCGTTCTTGCTCGTGCTGAACCCGCTCGCACTGGCGATCGTCGTCGTCGGGCAAGTCACAATCGTTTCGATCGGGTGCGTGGCAGCAGGGTTGTGGTGCTTTTCGCGCAACCGACTGACACTTGGTGTGGTTCTGTGGTCCGTGGCGTTCGTGAAGCCGCACGTTGCGCTGCCACTCGTTCCGCTCGCGTGGTACCTCGGTGGCTGGAAACGCGCTGCGGCACTGGTCGCGCTGGTCGCCGGTTTGAACCTGGTCGGTGCGACCATCGTGGGCGGCTCGCCACTGTTCCTGAAGGATTACTTCGACTACCTCCCGACCGGTCACAAGGCCGTGCTGTACAACCAGGCGGAACGTAACCCACAAATTACGAGCTGGAACCGACTTCTCGTCTCGTGCGGCGGCCCGCTCATCGAACTGAGCGCGGCCACGACGCTCGCCGGCTACCTCGTGTGGGGCGGGCTGGTGCTCGGTCGGTGCGCGGCAGGGGGCCGTCCATCGACGACCTGGGCGTGCGCGGCGGCCGCTTCGGGCGCGGTCGTGTGCAGCCAGGTATTGGCGTATGAACTGCTGGTGCTCGTAATCGCCGTACCGTGGGTACGCGATTTGTTCACCGCCCGGCGCCCGGTGTGGGGCCGGACCGCCGTGTTGTTCTTGGTGATTCAGACGATTCCGATCAGTAGCACGAACCCGGTGTTCGATTTCTACCGCCCCGCCGGGGCGCTGACGTTTGCGCTGCTCGTGCTCCTGGGACCAGTCGCCCCGGAGCCACCCCCGCTCCCGTCCGCGCCTCGCTCACTCGCGGGGGAGCGCCAACCCGTGCCGGGCGCGTAA
- a CDS encoding 3-keto-disaccharide hydrolase, whose translation MRIALQFGALAVVVCAAGLRADEKPKATEKPIEPPAGFTNLFNGTSLDGWKVSGGKAEAWGTESGVIVCKSGGGGYLLTEKEYANFEFRCEYKWAKAGGNSGVGIRTPEKGDPAYAGMEIQLIDDEGWESVNKSKLAGYQHTGSIYDVQPAKEAKNKAIGEWNTVKVVCDGRKVTVVHNDVELVNANLDDYKKKFDKHPGLERTKGHIGFQSYNIRVDFRNVWIKELK comes from the coding sequence ATGCGAATCGCGTTACAATTCGGTGCGCTCGCGGTCGTGGTATGCGCGGCGGGCCTGCGCGCGGACGAGAAACCCAAGGCCACCGAGAAGCCGATCGAGCCACCCGCGGGGTTCACGAATCTCTTCAACGGCACGAGCCTCGACGGGTGGAAGGTGAGCGGCGGTAAGGCCGAAGCGTGGGGCACCGAGAGCGGCGTGATCGTTTGCAAGAGCGGCGGGGGCGGCTACCTGCTGACCGAGAAGGAGTACGCCAACTTCGAGTTCCGGTGCGAGTACAAGTGGGCGAAGGCGGGCGGCAACAGTGGTGTCGGCATCCGCACCCCGGAAAAGGGCGACCCGGCCTACGCCGGCATGGAAATTCAGCTCATCGACGACGAGGGCTGGGAGTCGGTCAACAAGTCGAAGCTGGCCGGCTACCAGCACACCGGTTCCATCTACGACGTGCAGCCCGCGAAGGAGGCGAAGAACAAGGCGATCGGCGAGTGGAACACCGTGAAGGTCGTCTGCGACGGGCGCAAGGTGACGGTCGTCCACAACGACGTGGAGCTGGTGAACGCGAACCTGGACGACTACAAGAAGAAATTCGACAAACACCCCGGCCTGGAGCGCACCAAGGGGCACATCGGGTTCCAGAGCTACAACATCCGCGTCGATTTCCGCAACGTGTGGATCAAAGAGCTGAAGTAG
- the guaB gene encoding IMP dehydrogenase, producing the protein MQDRIAYQGITFDDVLLEPGYSDLVPKDTDVRTQLTRNVRINIPIISSPMDTVTESELAIALAQEGGIGIIHKNLTIAFQTREVDKVKRSENGIITDPITLPPDDTVGHARKIMEDHHISGVPITVNGVLKGILTRRDLKFLDDNEQKLEEVMTKKNLVTAPENTTLDAAEKLLTKNKVEKLLLVDDQFRLKGLITIKDIDKTQKFPNAAKDARGRLKVGAAIGVRDFERAASLIEAGVDVLVVDSAHGHSRNVVETVRELKKRHAIDVIAGNVATVEGARALADAGADGVKCGIGPGSICTTRIVSGVGVPQMSAIANVVKGLAGTGIPVIADGGIRYSGDITKALAAGAFSCMIGGLFAGLAESPGQLILYRGRSFKQYRGMGSLGAMMAGSADRYQQGGGGGSGQPTNGKLVPEGVEGRVPFKGHLSPYVYQLVGGVRAGMGYCGCKTLDELRTKARFIQVTAASVQESHPHDIAITQEAPNYSSADYAGDSGG; encoded by the coding sequence ATGCAGGACCGCATTGCGTATCAGGGAATTACATTCGATGACGTGCTGCTGGAACCGGGGTACAGCGACCTCGTGCCGAAGGACACCGACGTCCGCACCCAACTGACCCGGAACGTGCGGATTAACATTCCGATCATTTCCAGCCCGATGGACACGGTCACCGAGAGCGAACTGGCGATCGCGCTGGCCCAAGAGGGCGGCATCGGGATCATTCACAAGAACCTCACGATCGCGTTCCAGACCCGCGAGGTGGACAAAGTCAAGCGGAGCGAGAACGGGATCATCACCGATCCGATCACGCTCCCGCCGGACGACACGGTCGGCCACGCGCGCAAGATCATGGAGGATCACCACATCAGCGGCGTGCCGATCACCGTGAACGGCGTACTGAAGGGCATTCTCACGCGGCGCGATCTCAAGTTTCTCGACGACAACGAGCAGAAACTCGAAGAGGTGATGACGAAAAAGAACCTCGTGACGGCCCCGGAGAACACCACGCTCGACGCGGCCGAAAAGCTGCTCACGAAAAATAAGGTGGAGAAATTGCTCCTCGTAGACGATCAATTCAGACTGAAGGGATTGATCACGATCAAGGACATCGACAAGACGCAAAAGTTCCCGAACGCGGCGAAGGACGCGCGGGGGCGGCTGAAGGTCGGTGCCGCGATCGGGGTCCGCGACTTCGAGCGGGCCGCGTCGCTGATCGAGGCCGGGGTGGACGTGCTGGTGGTCGATTCCGCCCACGGCCACAGCCGCAACGTGGTCGAGACCGTGCGCGAGCTGAAAAAGCGGCACGCGATCGACGTGATCGCCGGGAACGTCGCCACGGTCGAGGGCGCCCGGGCGCTGGCCGACGCCGGGGCCGATGGCGTGAAGTGCGGGATCGGGCCGGGGTCGATTTGCACCACGCGGATCGTGTCGGGCGTGGGCGTGCCCCAGATGTCGGCGATCGCGAACGTGGTGAAGGGGCTGGCCGGAACGGGCATCCCCGTTATCGCGGACGGCGGGATCCGGTACAGCGGCGACATCACGAAGGCGCTCGCCGCGGGCGCGTTCTCGTGCATGATCGGTGGGTTGTTCGCGGGGCTGGCCGAGAGCCCGGGGCAACTCATTTTGTACCGCGGGCGGTCGTTCAAACAGTACCGCGGAATGGGTTCGCTCGGGGCGATGATGGCCGGCAGCGCGGACCGCTACCAGCAGGGTGGCGGGGGCGGCTCCGGTCAACCGACGAACGGGAAGCTGGTGCCCGAAGGGGTCGAGGGTCGGGTTCCGTTTAAGGGACACCTCTCCCCGTATGTATACCAGCTGGTCGGCGGCGTGCGGGCCGGAATGGGGTATTGCGGCTGCAAGACGCTGGACGAGTTGCGGACCAAGGCCCGGTTCATTCAAGTGACCGCGGCGAGTGTGCAGGAGAGCCACCCGCATGACATTGCTATCACGCAGGAAGCGCCGAACTACAGTTCGGCTGATTACGCCGGGGACAGCGGGGGCTAA
- a CDS encoding dihydrolipoamide acetyltransferase family protein translates to MDYPLPPVGEGLLEVELTRWLVRPGDAIARGQAMAEVMSDKASMEVPAPFAGTITALSATPGTKIKVGQVILSYNPVGEGAKSIPPSPPEGKGEIERQPTPPAPFPKKEGGEKQKPASGSSILGEGASGTSNGHTTTLPPAAPSVRMLARKLGVDLAHVRGSGPHGRILLDDLTPYLAPRPSASARPASAPSGTDTSKLDFGIAGTRQKLIGLRRRIAEHMVESKKHIPHYSYIDECDLTDVVKLRNQLREPLARAGVKLTYLAFFVKAVARALKEVPVVNSTYDEAAGEVVLHDKYHIGVAVAAPSGLMVPVVKDADKKDLATIATDIERLGNDAKTGKSKIDDLRGSTFTVTSVGGIGGLISTPIINHPEVGIMGVGKVVKRPLYDANGALKPSDIVYLSFSFDHRVLDGAIGAAFGNAVVRYLQNPAVLLLPETFGV, encoded by the coding sequence ATGGACTATCCTCTCCCGCCGGTCGGCGAAGGGCTGCTCGAAGTCGAGTTGACCCGCTGGCTCGTGCGCCCCGGCGACGCGATCGCGCGCGGGCAAGCGATGGCCGAGGTGATGTCGGACAAGGCGAGCATGGAAGTCCCGGCGCCGTTCGCGGGCACCATTACCGCACTGAGCGCCACACCGGGCACGAAGATCAAAGTCGGGCAGGTGATTCTGAGTTACAACCCGGTCGGCGAGGGGGCAAAATCAATTCCCCCCTCCCCCCCTGAAGGGAAGGGGGAGATAGAAAGGCAACCTACCCCCCCGGCCCCCTTCCCCAAGAAGGAAGGTGGAGAAAAACAAAAGCCCGCTTCTGGTTCATCCATTCTTGGGGAGGGGGCAAGTGGCACCTCCAACGGGCACACCACAACACTTCCCCCCGCAGCGCCCTCCGTGCGCATGCTCGCGCGCAAACTCGGTGTGGACCTCGCACACGTTCGCGGCAGCGGCCCGCACGGGCGCATCCTGCTCGACGACCTCACGCCGTACCTTGCGCCGCGCCCCAGCGCCAGTGCCCGGCCCGCGTCCGCACCGAGCGGAACGGACACATCGAAGCTCGATTTCGGAATCGCGGGGACGCGCCAGAAGCTCATCGGTTTGCGCCGGCGCATTGCCGAGCACATGGTCGAGTCGAAGAAGCACATTCCGCACTACTCGTACATCGACGAGTGCGACCTCACCGACGTGGTGAAGCTGCGGAACCAGCTCCGCGAGCCGCTCGCGAGGGCCGGCGTAAAGCTCACCTACCTCGCGTTCTTCGTGAAGGCCGTGGCGCGGGCACTCAAAGAAGTGCCGGTCGTCAACAGCACTTACGACGAGGCCGCGGGGGAAGTGGTGCTCCACGACAAGTACCACATCGGCGTCGCGGTCGCGGCCCCGAGCGGGTTGATGGTGCCGGTCGTTAAGGACGCGGACAAAAAGGATCTCGCCACCATCGCCACCGACATCGAGCGCCTGGGCAACGACGCGAAGACCGGGAAGAGCAAGATCGACGACCTGCGCGGGAGCACGTTCACGGTCACGTCGGTGGGCGGCATCGGCGGGCTGATCTCCACGCCGATCATCAACCACCCGGAAGTCGGGATCATGGGCGTGGGTAAGGTGGTGAAGCGCCCGCTCTACGACGCCAACGGCGCGCTCAAGCCATCGGACATCGTGTACCTGTCGTTCTCCTTCGATCACCGCGTCCTGGACGGCGCGATCGGGGCCGCGTTCGGTAACGCCGTAGTGCGGTACCTCCAAAACCCGGCCGTATTGCTCCTCCCGGAGACGTTCGGTGTTTGA
- a CDS encoding ISAs1 family transposase: protein MSRSLVERLAELPDPRSRHGRQYPLVGLLTLCLVAVMAGHTTPEAIAQFGRLRQKRLGHALGFRNGNMPCPNTIAGLLRNLDPDHLDRIIGAWLGERHPEGWEHIALDGKRLRGSRDGEVPGAHLLAAYAPGAAAVVAQMTVEATTNEHKAALRLLGVLPPLGGAVVTGGAIFTQPDVCTAVQDRGGDYILYAKSNQGTLHADLEATFATGAGGDFSPRVTAPVGPGCRYRV, encoded by the coding sequence ATGTCCCGTTCACTGGTCGAGCGGTTGGCCGAGTTGCCGGATCCGCGGAGCCGTCACGGGCGCCAGTACCCGCTGGTGGGGCTGTTGACCCTGTGCCTCGTGGCGGTGATGGCCGGGCATACCACGCCCGAGGCGATTGCGCAGTTCGGTCGGCTGCGGCAGAAGCGACTGGGGCACGCGCTGGGGTTCAGGAACGGGAACATGCCGTGCCCCAACACCATCGCCGGGTTGCTGCGGAACCTGGACCCGGACCACCTGGACCGGATCATCGGCGCGTGGCTGGGGGAGCGGCATCCCGAGGGGTGGGAACACATCGCGTTGGACGGCAAGCGGTTGCGGGGCTCCCGGGACGGCGAGGTACCGGGCGCGCACCTGCTGGCCGCGTATGCCCCGGGCGCCGCGGCCGTGGTCGCCCAGATGACGGTCGAGGCCACCACCAACGAGCACAAGGCGGCGCTGCGGTTGTTGGGCGTGTTGCCCCCGCTGGGCGGAGCCGTGGTCACCGGGGGCGCCATCTTTACCCAGCCGGACGTGTGCACCGCAGTCCAAGACCGGGGCGGGGACTACATCCTGTACGCCAAGAGCAACCAAGGTACGCTGCACGCGGACCTGGAAGCCACGTTCGCCACCGGCGCCGGGGGCGACTTTTCCCCCCGGGTTACAGCGCCTGTGGGACCGGGATGCCGGTACCGCGTGTGA